Below is a window of Theropithecus gelada isolate Dixy chromosome 15, Tgel_1.0, whole genome shotgun sequence DNA.
GGGAGACAGTGAGGGATACCCCCTCCTAGCTGTTCTGACTCAAGACGCCACTGGGAGCAAACACTAGAGGGTCTGTTCCTCTGTTGACCTCAGGCTGAGGTTTTATAGAGCAGGAGGTCCAGGTGgccagggccaggcccaggactGGTGACGACGGCGCAGACAGCCAGGAGCCAACCTACAGACTTGCTTCCGGAGTTTATTCCGCAGAGCCAGGATGAAGCCCGAGGGGGCAGGGGTGCTTTGGCGGGGAGCCAGGGCAGGGGCTCGGGGAAGGAACAGAGCGGAGACATCCAGATCGCAGGGGTCACCTGGCTGGCTGCGGTCCCAGCTTCAGCTCTGGGGAGTCCTGGGGGGTGCAACCGAAAGCCGAGGATGGAGGACTGCAGTCTTCCCCAGCCCACCCCCACTCCAGTCAGATGGAGCAGGTGCAGGATAGGGGGACTTTTCTCTGTCCCCAGCCCCGCTGAGCCTCGCTGAGAGAGCAAGATCCACCGCTGGGGCTCGGATCCCCGCTGCCCCAGGGTCTACAGACTCCACCCCTCCTGGCCCCAGGATCCACGGACTCCACCCTTCCCAGCCCCAGGATCCACGGACTCCAGCTCCAGCCTAGGCCTCCCTCCTGGGGGTGGTGGGTGAATCCGCCCCGAGCCTGCTCCCCTGAGCTCTCCCACGGCATCCATGCAGCGTCCTCGGACTTCCCCTTCCATCCCCTGTTCCCTCCCATCCCATCTCCCCTACCCTGGTTTACCCCTATCCCAGGTGCCAGATGCCCTCACTGCCAGATGGCCCCTGTGGTATAGCCCCTTGGCCTTTTCTGCCTGGGGCCTCACACCTGCACCCCCCAATCATGAGCCTTCAGGGGTCAGCCCTATTCCAGCCGCTGGGACAGGTTTTCCTTCTGAGCCTTACACCTGTGCACTCGTCAATGTGGGCAGCCCCTGTGTCTCCTGCCCAGCCCTGGATGACGGCAGCCATCAGGAAGGATGGGTCTGCAGCACCAGGCTGTCCTGGGGCCCTGATCCATCGCAGAGTGGGTTGGGTGgatgtgtgttgaatgaatgaatgaatgaatgaatgaatgaatggagtggCTCACCTATTGTTCCGTCATGCACTTATCTGCCAAGAAAAAAGCCGGGGCTGTCGTCAGAATCCCAGACTTAGGCCAATTTTCCCACTGGGCTTCCTGTCCCTCTCCTAATACAGAGCTCATCTTGACTGAGCCCCCAAACTGCACAGACCCCCCTATCACCTCCCACCTCTCCCCTGGCCCCTCAAAACAAAGAAAGGGTCTTTCTTCACCTCTGCCGAGAGCAGGCTGTCCGCCCCAGAAGGCTGCGCCTGAGCGCAGTATGGTTGGTCCTCCTGTATCCCCCATAGGCACCCTCTACCCTATGCTCCCCACCAGGCTGGAGCCCCACATCCTGGGAGCTGctggggcctggcacagagtgggcgCCTGGTCTCCATGTCCCCCATGGAGGGGGCTCCTCATGAAGGGGCTGCAGGAGGGAGGTTCTGACTCAAACACTCACCCCCTCTGTCCCTGGCCCAGGCCTCGAGCAGGGCGGGGccacctcctcccctctgcctctccctgtcAGGagactgcctgcctgcctctaatCTGACCCTAATCCTCTACACATCAGATTAGGACCCCTTACCGGTTTGGGGCAGGAAGACAATGGTATCCTCTGTGAAGCCCTGGGCCTTGCAGAAGGCGGTAAATTTCTCCTTTAACTCAGCCCTGGGGGTCTGGGTTCGGCCTGGGACAGGGTGGAGACGGAGCTGGCCTCAGCGGCGGGATGGTGTGTGCCCTGCCCTGGGTCTTGGGGAGCCCCCTCTGGTCATGCCTGTGTGCAGGCAGCGGCGGGCACGTACTGTAGAGGGTGGCCATGCGGAAGTCCTCGCCGGGGCCCTTGCTGCCCTGGCTGTACAGCAGGGCATAGTGGTCATAGTCGGTCTCCACCActgacacagagtaggtgctGCCCCAGTCTGGGAACCCAAGAAACGACCCTGTTGGGGACTCAGCCCCACAAGCCTCACCTCTGCTTCAGGGAAGGGGTGCACTTGTGGGCTGTGGGGGCACTCAGGCCCTCAGCTAGCCCGGGATGCTCCCCCACCAGGCTGCTCTCCAGTCAGTGCCCTGCTCCCACCTGCACAGCCTGTGAACTCTGTCCCTAAACCAGAATCTGGGGCAGCCAGGCTCAGAAAACCAGGATGCCTGGTGCAGCCGCAGAACCCGCTGCCAGAACCGGAAGTGAAGAGCTTTCCCTGTGGGAGCCATTCCCCAGGTGGGAGTGAGGAAGCCCCTGGGTCCTGGGGAGGAGAACTGGGAGGAGGCATGTGGAGGGGCCTTGGGGGGCTGCTTATGTGGGGAAAGCTccagagggcaggggaggggcctggcaAGACACTGGTGGGCTCCAGAGAGGATCCAAACCCCTGGAGGAACGGTCTCTCTGTCCCCAACACTTGTGTATGGGCAGTCATGCCCATGCCTGGCCTTGGCCTCTGACGCTGGTGGGGCAGCCATCACCCCCCACCCCATGGATCTCCGCGGCAGGGGGCTGGCCCAGAGTCGCCCGCATGTGTCGcccccaggctgggctcaggaGCTGGTGGAGGCCCCACTCACGGGGACTCCGGTAGCTGTAGGAGCCGAGGGACCCTGCGGGCTGCAGCAGCATGGTTCGGGTCTCACACTGGTTTTTCCTGTAGGTGGGTGACCTCGGGGTCAGGGGTTAGGCCCGAGGGTGCTCCTGGACCTCTCCGTCCCAGCAGCCCACCTGCCCGCTGTCCCACCTGAGGAAGGTGGAGGTCAGGTTGAAGCCACCATCCGCGGCAGGGGCCACCACCGACTTGCACATGGACAGCGCCGCCTTCTTCTCCTGGAGCCAGCTCGAGTTGGAGGCGAGGCCCGCGCTGAACCAGCGCCCCAGGAACTGCGGCGAGCGACCCCCAACCGCGTCGGCCAGGACCCTCCTGACCCACTGGTGCCGACCCGTGGAGGCGCCTCTGCCCCTCCCGCTCCAGTCTCCaaccccgccccgcccccacgcTCAATCACGCCCCGCCCCAGGAACTGGCCCCGCCCCAGGAGCTGACCCCGCCTCTCACGTCCCCGCCCCAGGGGCTGACCTCGCCCCTCGCGCCCCTCACGACCCCGCCTCAGAGGCTGGCCCCGCCCTTCACGTCCCCGCCCCGGGAGCTGACCACGCCCCTCACGCCCCTTGTACCGCCCCATGAGGTGGCCCCGCCCCTCACGCCTCCGCCCCAGAAGCTGGCCACGCCCCTGGCACCGAGCACGCCGTCTGGCCACGCCCCTCCCGAGGACCGTCCCTCACCCTCACACACCGCCCACCAGCCAGCTCGGGCCCCTCCGCCCCCAGTCCCGATTCTGTGCCCCTGGCGGAGCGCCCGGCCCATACAGCGGGCGGCTGAGGACGTCGCATTCCTGACGGGGGTCGGGGCGGGTCTTCCGCTCCGCTCCGCGGACCGCTGGGAGTCTCCTCGACGCCGAGGAGGGGCGCGCGGCCGGTGAACCCGAGCTCTGGCGCGTCCCCGCGCAGCTCCCGGGCGAGAGCGCGCGTCGCTGGCTGGCTGTGCGGTGCGCGTCCCCCCGACCCCCCACCGCGCACGGCGTTTTTGGCGCCATCCCCGTGCCCCACCCGCCCGTGTCCTGGCACCCAGGTGTGGAACGTGCGCTCGTGTGTCCTCTGGGGGTCGCGTGCCCGTAGGAGTGGCCGTGTTTGGATGGCGTGGGAGCGTGTGTGGCCCGGTGTCTGCGTGACCCATCAGGGGAGACGGGACGTGGTGCCCAGGGAGGGCCTCTCGCGGTCAGTCTCCTGGGGCAGCTACCCAGCCTCCTTCCTGCACGCCCGTTCAGTCCTTGGCCGGCACTGCCTGGCACTGCGGGACGTCGCTCGCTCCTCCCGGGGAGAAGACCCAGCCGGAAAGTGCCCTTCCCCTGCCCTTCCCCTTGGGGATGGCTCAGGGAAGCCCCTCACCTTGTCCGGCTGGAAGTCGGGCTGCACGGAGACCTGGGCCTCGGGTGCTGCCTGTAGGCCGCCCAGCAGCCCGAGCAGGACCAGTCCCATCCACAGCGTGTGATGagtagccattctcctgccgcagagCAGGTGTCCGGGGCCTGGTGCCAGTGGTGTGGGAGAGCGAGGGAGGTGTGCGGAAGGTGTGCAGGAGGAGCGGAGGGCACTGAGGAGACCCCTATTTATGGGCCAGGCTTGGCCTCCACCCAGGGCCCGAGGACAGCCCACTGAAGACTCGTGATGCTGGGGGATGGGGTGGCCGGGCACAGCTGCAGCTTCATCCCCCACAGGGCGCTTATGCAAGAGGCCTGGGCCTGCTGCCCCGGCTGAGGCAGTGTGGGGTGAGGCAGAGGCCCCTGCCCACTGGTCCCAGAGAGAGCTGGCAGGGACCTTGCCCACCCTCCTCCTGCTGGCAGGGCGCACCAACCCAACGGCCCTGATAGGGCAGAGGCTGTGTTTCTCAGCCATGCCCGCCTCCGAGGCCTCTGGTCTCTTCCCACTGGGGGCCAGGACCCACATCTCGCAGCCCCTACCATCATTCCCTTTCCGAGCCCTGCCACCCCAGAAGGGGACACAAAGCCCCACTTCCACCCTGAGAAGCCCAGCAAGTGAAGCGTTGATGAGAAGCTCAGGCCAAGGTAGAGAAACTTGATCTGCCCTGCAGGGTCCTGAGGGCCAGGTGTGCTGGGCACGACTTCCCCCATGGCCGGCTGTTGGGGCTCTGATAGTGACCCCTGGGCACCCATTTCAGCCTGGGGCACCTTTGGGCTTGCGCACAGGCCCTATCCACTTGCCAGAGGCCCCACCTTCTCCCAGCAATCTCCCCACCCCGAGTCTGACCCCCACCGAGTCTGGTCCTCCCCACTCCGAGTCTGGTCCAGACTCGGGAGCACCCCATGGGGCTGTCCTGTTACCCCAGTGCTGCACCCAGCTCCTTGGGCCCCTCCAACTCGTTGACCCTGGCTGGGGCCCTGTCACAGGCCGTCACAGGCAGGCACATGCGGTGGGCCCTGTCTGGATTCTGTTGGGACTGAGCTTCCCTGGCAGGCGTGGTGGGTGAGCGCTGCCGCTGGTCTGAAGGTGGGCCGGGGTGGGGAGCTGGGAAATGTACGTGAGAGCAGGAGTGAGTGGGATGAGGTGGGGTGGTGAGCTTCTAGGGGGCCGCTGGCGACCACTAGGGGCTGGAGCCTGTCTTCTTCCTGGATTCTGTGGCCCATCCCTTGCTGGGGGCTCATGAGCCCTGGGAGTGGGCTGGCATGGACTGCTTCCTTGTTCCCCCTTCCCAATGCCTGGGGGTCAAGGAGCCCAGACTGGGGGAGGCGCATGCCTATGTAGCAGCAGCGGCTAGTGGGCAGCACTGGTGTCAGGGCTGGTGGGGGTGGCCGGGCAGCATCCCagggagaggccaaggtgagggaGTGAGTCCCAGGGAGCCGGGAGGCACCGGAGAGGCGGGGGAAAGAGGGCAAAAGTGCAGGGGGGCCAAGGTAGCCCTGAGAACCCACTCCTCCACCCAGGCCTCCCATCAGCCCCTGCCCGGAGCAGTGGTGTGCTGCTGGCTCAGATGCCATCTGTGCCCTAGGTTGAGAGGGAGGGTCTGTTGGAACAGATAGGGGTGGGGTGCCTAAACCCAGGACCCTGCATGGCCCCCAGGCCTGACTCAGCTACAGAGCTGGGGGCTCCCATCAGGACAAGGGAGGGGCAGGAAGAGAGTTGTGGCTGTGACATCGTCACAAGACTGGCCTCCTGCCCGCTGCCAGCTGAGTCCAGACTGTCATTCCACCCTGGTGGGGCTGGTGGCTCACCCACTGGCCTGGCTGGAGGTCCCAACCCGGACCAGGCCAGTCCAGGACGAGAGCGCCTCCCAGTGGTAAGCAAGCcctggggcgtggtggcaggtggccCAGGGCAGGGAGACCCGGGACACGTGGCTCTGGGTCTGAATGGCTTCCGTCAGGGCAGGCCTGGGTCACCTGCCAGGGAGGGACTCTGAAGCCTAATGGGGCAAGGTCTTCCCATAGCCAAAGGGGTTCCCAGGGATCTCAGGTGTCCAACCCTCAAACCCGGTGCCTAGAACAGGGACCaagcccctcctcttcctcattttctagTGGGCAGCAGAAGGCCCGGCAGGTCCCATGTCCCTTCTCCCTGACCAGTTGTTACTGAGACCATGTGGTCATTGGCACCTGGGGAGCTGGAAGAGCTGACAAACTCATGCTTCGGTTCAGGAACCGACTCCTCAGTCCCTGTGGTCAAGATGGCCAGCGGGAGGTCAGGGACACTCCCCAGACACGGTTGAGTGAGGACCAGTGAGTGGAAGCCGCCCACGAGCCCTGATTCATGGGCGCACCTGGGCTCACCCGAGGGCCGGAGATTCGTCTCTCACCACATCCAGGAAGGGCAGGGCAGTTGCCAGCTCCTGGTGAACACACGCCGggtttctccctcctcctcccactagGATTGTGCGAGGTGGACAGGGGCAGAAGGGGCCTTCACGGAGCTTCTTGCAGCTTGGGCAGGGACAAGGACCCCCCTGCTGCACACTCTCTGTGTCCTTCCCTTTGCTCTGAGCTTGGCTGCCAGGCAGGACCTTGGTGGAGCCTGGGGGAGGGCTGGGCAGGAAGGAGGCTGGCCGCCCCACCCCGCTGCTCTGGGAACCAGTTGCTTTGAGTCACAGAATGCAGGGACTTGGCCTCCACCCTAAGAGTCACGAAGGCCATCCCCCTGCCTGCGGCCCGGGCAGGTCAGAGACAAGACTGGTGGCCTGGGCCTGGGCTCCCAGAACTGACCCCAACCTTCTCCTGGAGGGAAGCTATGTCTGCCCTGGGGCCCTGGTCAGCATCCTCTGGGGGCAGTGGTGCCCCTATCCAGCGTCCCCACCAATGGTTTGCCCTCGAGGGCCGAGGCTGACCCAGTGACTGGTGGGACCTGAGCTCGACTGGGTGTCCACCAGCCTCGAATAAACTCATGGGAACCTCGTGAGCCCCACCCACCTGTGGCCGGGGATCAGCTCCCCCAGCCTGGGATTGGGGAAGGGCAGCCTCTACACTCCACCTCTCAGAGGTACCCAAGCCTCCCGGCCCCAGAGGCTCACTCCTGCCAGAGCTGCCCCACTAAGGATCTTCTGTAGGGGAGGGCAGTGCCCAGGGTCACTGAGACTCTGTGTGGAGTGTTCTGAACAAGTCGGGCAGAAGATCCAGGCCCAGCCCTGACCGGGGGTAGGCATGGAGGTGGGGAGCAGCCTCTGGAATCGGGTCTCCACTTGTGCCCTGCAGGAGCCAGCCCTTTGTGCTGAATGGTCCTTCTGGCTTCTGGTCTCTGTGGGGAGCGGTGCCCAGCCTGGTGCATTGTAGCCGGGGAGacaagggctgggtgcagtgaggGCAGCCCAGCTCAGAGCTCCTCTAGGGGCAAGAAATTCTCCCCCAGGCCTCCCTGTGTCAAGGGAGCTGCTCTGTGACTGAAGGGGGCCTGAGTGGACGGGCCACGTGGGACCGCCCCTCCTCAGGGCATCTCTGAGCTGCTCAAAGCATGGGGACCACTCTTCACCCAGCCCGCCTCTGTGTTCTTGGCTGTTAGGGTGTTTACTGACATTGGGAACGGCCACCTCTTCACTCACCCTTTCTGGCTGCCTCTGGCCGCCTCTCCCAGCACCACCCTGGAGGTCAGGCTTCCCCAGCAGCCGGGGATGGGGCAGAGGACAGGGGAGCCGGGGACAAGCCAGAGGACAGGGGAGCAGGTGTGTCCCTGGGACTTGAGACTCGTATGTGCGTTGCTGGCCATGAGGTCCAAAGACAGTTATGGCCAAGCTGCAGCCAATTTTGCTACTTTGGAGCCAGGGCTGGGTTGGCTGTCTCTGGGGGACAAAGGGCAATTTGGGGGTGCTGCAGCGATCTGTCCAATGTGGGGCTCCAGCAGGCTTGGCAGAGGCTGCTGCATCCCAAAGGCAGCAGGGCCGTGAGGAGGGGGTGGCCTAACCCCCGACACCACACCCACACCCCCAGCCTCGAGACGCTCGGCTCCAGGATCCCGGTGCTGTGAGCGGTGCTGTGGACCTCTGAGGCCCCGTCTGACTTCAGGAGCGCCCAGCTAGGTCATGGAAGGTCAGAGCTAAAGTGTCCCCACCTTGCCCATTTAGGGGCTGGGCGGGAGCTCCCCAGGCCAGCGGGGTCTGGGCAGGGGCCAAGCCTGGGAGGGCCTTGCCTAAGGACCCCTGGGTCATTGTAGCACCAGGCTGGGCACCGCTCCCCACAGAGGCCAGAAGCCAGAAGGACCATTCAGCACAAGGGGCTGGCTCCTGCAGGGCACAGGTGGAGACCCGGTTCCAGAGGCTGCTCCCCACCTCCGTGCCTACCCCCGGTCAGGGCTGGGCCTGGATCTTCAGGGTCTCCTAGCTCCCATCTGGGGAACGTGGGGTGGCCACAGGGAGCCTGGGCCCATACCCGTGAGATGGGGGCTCCTGCCTCTCACTGTGGGGTTCCTTCGAGGCAACCCAGGAGGACAGAGCCACAGCTCTGAGAAGAGCGAGCGGTGAGGGAAGTGCTCCTAGCAGGGGCAGGGGGTGCCAGGTGCTGTGGAGCTTGGCAGGGCCCCTCAGTCACAGGCCTCCATGGCCTCTGGTCACCCCATGGTCCCAGCCCCCCAGCCTAGGGCAGTTTCTGCTGGGCACCATGGAGGGTGGCCTGTGTTTGAGGATGAATCTGGCTCTGTTCACCTGAGAGTGTGGGACAGGCCAGGAGAGCAcccagctgggagggaggcagccGCTGGGATCCATGAGGCCCTCCTTCCTCCCGGCCCTGGCACCCGCTCTGCCCCTCTCTCCCCCGCAGGTCTCTTCGTCTCCATTCTCTCACTGCAGCCCGTCCGCGATTCTCTGCCTGGGCCTGCCACACTCTGTCCTGAGGACAGTGGAGCCTGGCCCGGCCCTTGGCGACCCCACCCTCACCGCCAGTCCCAGCCTTGCTGGTGCCCCCTTCCCGTGGGAGGCTCAACCACACCTGCCCCTACCACCCCATCAGAAATAAACAGTCTGTGCCAGGAGGAGCCGGATCCAACTGTCCTTGAGCACGGGGTGACTGTGGGTGGGCAGGGCCGCCAGGAGCAGCCCAGGTTCCAAGCCCAGTCTGGGGCAGGAAGGGAATGTGGTCAAGGCTGATGCCCAGGATCTGGTCAAATTTGATAAATTTCTCCCTCAGGTAGAAATCCAGCTCCTTCCCCTACCCTGTGCCAAGAAGGGGGGTGAGCCCTGGGGAGaaccctccctccccagcccagccctcaggGGGTCCTGGGTGGCCCCTTCCCACCGTGCTCAGGGCCTCACCAAGCAGCTTGGCCTGGGTCCCTTCTCCTGGCGCCTGGTCTCGGCGTAGCCTCCATCTTGTCATTTTCCAGCCCCACCTCTGCAGGGAGCAGGTGAGGGTCAGGACCCTACTGCTGGGGACAGGCTGCTGACCGTGCCCCCTCTGGAGCCACACCAAGACCTTCCCTGGAGtgtcctttttaatttatttatgtttttagggtcagggtcttgctctgtcacccaggctggagtgcaatggcacgatcacagctcaatgcagcctcctgggcccaagcaatccttcctcctcagcctcccaagtagctgggactacaggcatgcaccgccacacccagctcatttttctattttacttttgtagagacagggtctcactctgttgcccaggctggtctcgaactcttgaccccagttgatcctcctgcctcggcctccctaagtgctgggattacagatgtggagTGTCCTTAACTTGGGGGCAGTTCTGGGCCTTTCTTGGGGTGTCAGGCAGGGAagactcagcctcctgacctcTAAGGGGGTTCTGATCTGGCTGCTTCTCAGGGACAGGGGTCCTGGCCCAGCATTCGCAGAGTGGGTCCCTGTGGGAGGGGAGGTTGTGGTGGGGAGAGGCTGGGGCGAAGGCTTTGGGGAGGGGCAGGTTGGGTGAGCTGGGGGGGGGAGGCTTCCTGGCCTCCTGGAGGGTCCTGCTCCCCACTCTTCCTGAGGCTGCTCTTCCTGGCAGCCTGCCTGTCCCCACCCCTGACCATGTCCCTGCCCGTGGGAATTCTCACTGCATGTGTGGAATTGGGGCATCCCAGCCACAGTCACCGTGTCCCTTGGCCCTGCACC
It encodes the following:
- the PTGDS gene encoding prostaglandin-H2 D-isomerase — protein: MATHHTLWMGLVLLGLLGGLQAAPEAQVSVQPDFQPDKFLGRWFSAGLASNSSWLQEKKAALSMCKSVVAPAADGGFNLTSTFLRKNQCETRTMLLQPAGSLGSYSYRSPHWGSTYSVSVVETDYDHYALLYSQGSKGPGEDFRMATLYSRTQTPRAELKEKFTAFCKAQGFTEDTIVFLPQTDKCMTEQ